The Oncorhynchus keta strain PuntledgeMale-10-30-2019 chromosome 17, Oket_V2, whole genome shotgun sequence genome has a window encoding:
- the wnt2 gene encoding protein Wnt-2 isoform X1, with protein sequence MNLLPSGICFYLSVAICWLTSRVDGSWWYMGTLGSQVMCDNIPGLINKQRQLCRQHPKVMQAIGAGIKDWIGECQHQFQNHRWNCNTMAREHNLFGRLLLRSSREAAFVHAISSAGVVHTLSRACSQGELQSCSCDPTKKGSSRDAKGTFDWGGCSDHVEHAMRFSQSFVDAKERKERDARALMNLHNNRAGRKAVKRFMSLECKCHGVSGSCSVRTCWLALADFRRTGDHLRRRYNGAVQVAMNQYGTGFTTAQRHFKRPSKNDLVYFEDSPDYCIRDQESGSVGTGGRVCNRTSRAVDSCEVMCCGRGYDTTRVSRTTKCECKFHWCCAVHCRDCNQEMDVHTCKAQT encoded by the exons ATGAACTTATTGCCAAGTggaatatgtttttatttatctgtAGCAATCTGCTGGCTAACGTCAAGGGTCGACGGATCTTGGTG GTACATGGGTACCCTCGGGTCGCAAGTGATGTGCGACAACATCCCCGGGTTAATCAACAAACAGCGGCAGCTGTGCCGCCAGCATCCCAAAGTTATGCAGGCGATTGGAGCCGGGATTAAAGACTGGATCGGGGAGTGCCAACATCAGTTTCAGAACCACCGCTGGAACTGCAATACCATGGCGCGAGAACACAACTTGTTCGGACGCCTACTGCTGCGTA GCAGTCGTGAAGCGGCCTTTGTGCATGCCATCTCCTCGGCCGGGGTGGTCCACACGCTGTCCCGGGCTTGCAGCCAGGGAGAGCTACAGTCGTGCTCCTGTGACCCCACCAAGAAGGGCTCGTCCCGGGATGCCAAGGGGACGTTCGACTGGGGCGGCTGCAGTGACCATGTGGAGCACGCCATGAGGTTCAGCCAGTCCTTCGTAGACGccaaagagagaaaggagagagacgcCAGGGCTCTGATGAACCTCCACAACAACCGCGCTGGGAGAAAG GCGGTGAAGCGGTTTATGTCCCTGGAGTGTAAGTGTCATGGCGTGAGCGGCTCCTGCAGCGTCCGGACCTGCTGGCTGGCCTTGGCCGACTTCCGCCGCACGGGCGACCACCTGCGGCGGCGCTACAACGGGGCGGTGCAGGTGGCCATGAACCAGTATGGCACGGGCTTCACCACCGCACAGCGACACTTCAAACGGCCCAGCAAGAACGACCTGGTCTACTTCGAGGACTCGCCAGACTACTGCATAAGAGACCAAGAGTCTG GTTCGGTGGGGACGGGAGGGCGGGTGTGCAACCGGACGTCTCGCGCCGTAGACAGCTGCGAGGTTATGTGCTGCGGCCGGGGCTACGATACAACACGCGTCAGCCGCACCACCAAGTGTGAGTGCAAGTTTCACTGGTGCTGCGCTGTGCACTGCCGGGACTGCAACCAGGAGATGGACGTGCACACCTGCAAGGCCCAAACATGA
- the wnt2 gene encoding protein Wnt-2 isoform X2: MGTLGSQVMCDNIPGLINKQRQLCRQHPKVMQAIGAGIKDWIGECQHQFQNHRWNCNTMAREHNLFGRLLLRSSREAAFVHAISSAGVVHTLSRACSQGELQSCSCDPTKKGSSRDAKGTFDWGGCSDHVEHAMRFSQSFVDAKERKERDARALMNLHNNRAGRKAVKRFMSLECKCHGVSGSCSVRTCWLALADFRRTGDHLRRRYNGAVQVAMNQYGTGFTTAQRHFKRPSKNDLVYFEDSPDYCIRDQESGSVGTGGRVCNRTSRAVDSCEVMCCGRGYDTTRVSRTTKCECKFHWCCAVHCRDCNQEMDVHTCKAQT; the protein is encoded by the exons ATGGGTACCCTCGGGTCGCAAGTGATGTGCGACAACATCCCCGGGTTAATCAACAAACAGCGGCAGCTGTGCCGCCAGCATCCCAAAGTTATGCAGGCGATTGGAGCCGGGATTAAAGACTGGATCGGGGAGTGCCAACATCAGTTTCAGAACCACCGCTGGAACTGCAATACCATGGCGCGAGAACACAACTTGTTCGGACGCCTACTGCTGCGTA GCAGTCGTGAAGCGGCCTTTGTGCATGCCATCTCCTCGGCCGGGGTGGTCCACACGCTGTCCCGGGCTTGCAGCCAGGGAGAGCTACAGTCGTGCTCCTGTGACCCCACCAAGAAGGGCTCGTCCCGGGATGCCAAGGGGACGTTCGACTGGGGCGGCTGCAGTGACCATGTGGAGCACGCCATGAGGTTCAGCCAGTCCTTCGTAGACGccaaagagagaaaggagagagacgcCAGGGCTCTGATGAACCTCCACAACAACCGCGCTGGGAGAAAG GCGGTGAAGCGGTTTATGTCCCTGGAGTGTAAGTGTCATGGCGTGAGCGGCTCCTGCAGCGTCCGGACCTGCTGGCTGGCCTTGGCCGACTTCCGCCGCACGGGCGACCACCTGCGGCGGCGCTACAACGGGGCGGTGCAGGTGGCCATGAACCAGTATGGCACGGGCTTCACCACCGCACAGCGACACTTCAAACGGCCCAGCAAGAACGACCTGGTCTACTTCGAGGACTCGCCAGACTACTGCATAAGAGACCAAGAGTCTG GTTCGGTGGGGACGGGAGGGCGGGTGTGCAACCGGACGTCTCGCGCCGTAGACAGCTGCGAGGTTATGTGCTGCGGCCGGGGCTACGATACAACACGCGTCAGCCGCACCACCAAGTGTGAGTGCAAGTTTCACTGGTGCTGCGCTGTGCACTGCCGGGACTGCAACCAGGAGATGGACGTGCACACCTGCAAGGCCCAAACATGA